In Pseudofrankia saprophytica, one genomic interval encodes:
- a CDS encoding ABC transporter ATP-binding protein yields MAGSGSTTIEVDGLEKRYGDREVLRGVSFSVRQGEIFGVLGPNGAGKTTTVEIIEGLRRQDGGTVRVLGLDPWADRRTLTPQLGVQLQESELPARMTVDEALALQAAFYDAPVDTAALRDELGLTEVRRTRFGKLSGGQRQRLSLALALVGDPRIAVLDELTTGVDPHGRRDVWDLVERIRERGVTILLVTHLLEEAERLCDRVAVLDAGRVVALDTPAGLVRAAEGTSTIRFRPSAAIDDALLTAIPEVATVTHAGPTVRVTGKGELVHAVVAVLARHQIVAQDLRIEQATLDDAYLSLTRSPAPEPTGAGETTPQAQAQVEGSTADDETRRS; encoded by the coding sequence ATGGCTGGTTCAGGCTCCACCACGATCGAGGTAGACGGCCTCGAGAAGCGTTACGGCGACCGCGAGGTGCTGCGCGGAGTGTCGTTCAGCGTGCGGCAGGGTGAGATCTTCGGCGTCCTCGGGCCCAACGGCGCCGGCAAGACGACGACGGTAGAGATCATCGAAGGGCTGCGCAGGCAGGACGGGGGCACGGTCCGCGTCCTCGGGCTGGACCCGTGGGCGGACCGGCGGACGCTCACGCCCCAGCTCGGCGTCCAGCTGCAGGAGAGCGAACTGCCCGCGCGGATGACCGTCGACGAGGCGCTGGCGCTGCAGGCCGCGTTCTACGACGCCCCGGTCGACACCGCCGCGCTGCGCGACGAGCTCGGCCTCACCGAGGTGCGCCGGACCCGGTTCGGCAAGCTGTCCGGCGGGCAGCGCCAACGCCTCTCGCTCGCGCTCGCGCTGGTCGGCGACCCGCGGATAGCGGTGCTCGACGAGCTGACCACGGGCGTCGACCCGCACGGCCGGCGCGACGTGTGGGACCTCGTCGAGCGGATCCGCGAACGCGGCGTGACGATCCTGCTCGTCACGCATCTGCTCGAGGAGGCCGAGCGGCTCTGCGACCGGGTCGCGGTGCTCGACGCCGGCCGGGTCGTCGCCCTCGACACCCCGGCCGGGCTGGTCCGCGCCGCCGAGGGCACGTCAACGATCCGGTTCCGGCCGTCCGCGGCGATCGACGACGCCCTCCTCACCGCCATTCCCGAGGTCGCCACGGTGACCCACGCCGGGCCGACCGTCCGGGTGACCGGCAAGGGCGAGCTGGTGCACGCCGTGGTCGCCGTGCTCGCCCGCCACCAGATCGTCGCCCAGGACCTGCGCATCGAGCAGGCCACGCTGGACGACGCCTACCTGTCGCTGACCAGGTCGCCGGCCCCGGAACCCACGGGCGCGGGCGAGACCACGCCCCAGGCGCAGGCGCAGGTCGAGGGAAGCACCGCCGACGACGAAACGAGGAGGTCCTGA
- a CDS encoding ABC transporter permease: protein MSRMAFGALTRSEARLALRDPGTTLFGVGLPVVLVVILGCVPSFREPSADLDGARVIDLYLPITIVMVVALLGLSLTPGTLARYREKGVLKRLATTPASPALLLAAQGAVIAVIAVVVAALLHVVGAAAFHVPAPEQPVGYVLALLLTIATLIALGLLIASVAPSGGVANGIGVGLFYPLMFFAGLWVPREAMPHLLVRIGDATPLGAAVGALQDSMSGSWPSAAHVGVMAAYIVLCGIGAARWFRWT, encoded by the coding sequence ATGTCCCGGATGGCGTTCGGAGCGCTGACGCGCAGCGAGGCACGACTGGCGCTGCGCGACCCCGGCACGACGCTGTTCGGCGTCGGCCTGCCTGTCGTGCTCGTCGTGATCCTCGGCTGCGTCCCGTCCTTCCGCGAGCCCAGCGCCGATCTCGACGGAGCGCGGGTCATCGACCTCTACCTCCCGATCACGATCGTCATGGTCGTCGCGCTGCTGGGGCTGAGCCTGACGCCGGGGACCCTGGCGAGGTACCGGGAGAAGGGGGTGCTCAAGCGGCTCGCGACCACGCCGGCGAGCCCCGCGCTGCTGCTGGCGGCGCAGGGTGCCGTGATCGCGGTCATCGCGGTCGTCGTCGCGGCGCTGCTCCACGTGGTCGGCGCGGCCGCGTTCCACGTGCCCGCGCCGGAACAGCCCGTCGGCTACGTGCTGGCGCTCCTGCTGACGATCGCGACCCTCATCGCGCTCGGCCTGCTGATCGCGTCCGTGGCGCCGAGCGGCGGGGTCGCGAACGGCATCGGGGTCGGGCTTTTCTACCCGCTGATGTTCTTCGCCGGGCTGTGGGTGCCCCGAGAGGCGATGCCGCACCTGCTCGTGCGCATCGGGGACGCGACCCCTCTCGGAGCGGCCGTCGGCGCGTTGCAGGACTCGATGTCCGGGTCGTGGCCGAGCGCGGCGCACGTCGGGGTGATGGCCGCCTACATCGTGCTGTGCGGTATCGGCGCGGCCCGCTGGTTCCGCTGGACGTGA